A region of Alteromonadaceae bacterium 2753L.S.0a.02 DNA encodes the following proteins:
- a CDS encoding pectate lyase yields MKKFILVMLCVAFSVSHAYAQVLSDGRYVITSRHSELVLDVEDNSLENGANIQQWGYAANANQHFDLVSRGSGYYSIISVSSGKAVDVYNMSQDAGGEIRQWEYWGGDGQLWKLSTSDNEYFTITSKLNGLNLDVWQWSTAPGGDIRQWTATGAANQQFSFEKITADACEGLASGGLYKITNYSSKKSLDIASYSNSNGANLLQWNETGGANQQFYLEQLSGTDRWVIKASHSGLVLEVADASSSNGANIQQWAYTEGAHQQWRLQQSAEFDGAYAIISVGSGKALTVAGSDAGDNIYQNSDAANSSQRWYITALDSSCSGSSGGSRSNNYSAGVNGFAAQYGADGLSTTTGGGNNTAVQVSSCSQLQSLVQNSSAKVIQLPNSTLDCRTAARTQAVCKLPCGSGYTKPLYRIPTSSQSCVDLGGSNSDLINLTRNESTLSVGSNTTIIGSGSASKVIGASFDLSGSSNVILKNFTIADVNPALIEAGDAISLDNSSHIWIDHMRMTRISDGLLDSYDSANVTISWSHFDGINTDLCWGTDPYVSMLKNTQATFHHNFFDSGYGRNPKILGSSSRVHLYNNYWKDIYYFSMSVSDSARAKVEGNYYQDANRPHWNEGGYIDADVSSNRYTGKSTSSSQDDSGSSSWDVGMYSYSLDNVDKLPSTIPAGVGPN; encoded by the coding sequence ATGAAAAAATTTATTTTGGTAATGCTGTGTGTGGCATTCTCCGTCAGCCATGCTTACGCACAGGTTTTAAGTGACGGGCGTTACGTGATTACGTCTCGCCACAGCGAGCTGGTTTTGGATGTTGAAGATAATAGCTTGGAGAACGGTGCCAATATTCAGCAATGGGGCTATGCGGCAAACGCCAATCAACATTTTGATCTGGTCTCTCGTGGCAGTGGATATTATTCAATAATATCGGTGTCAAGTGGCAAGGCCGTCGATGTCTATAACATGAGCCAGGACGCGGGCGGAGAAATTCGACAATGGGAATATTGGGGTGGCGATGGGCAGTTATGGAAATTGTCCACTTCAGACAATGAATATTTCACAATCACTTCAAAATTAAATGGATTAAATTTGGATGTATGGCAATGGAGCACGGCACCCGGAGGTGACATTCGGCAGTGGACCGCGACTGGCGCAGCCAATCAGCAATTCTCCTTTGAGAAGATCACGGCCGACGCCTGCGAAGGCCTGGCTAGCGGTGGCTTATATAAAATCACCAATTACAGCTCTAAAAAATCGCTCGATATTGCCAGTTACAGCAATAGCAATGGTGCCAATCTTTTACAGTGGAATGAAACTGGCGGGGCCAATCAGCAGTTTTACCTTGAGCAGCTTAGCGGCACCGATCGCTGGGTCATAAAAGCCAGCCATAGCGGTTTGGTGTTGGAAGTTGCCGATGCATCCTCTTCGAATGGCGCCAATATTCAGCAGTGGGCTTATACGGAAGGCGCTCATCAACAGTGGCGCTTGCAGCAGTCTGCAGAATTTGATGGTGCCTATGCGATTATCTCTGTTGGCAGTGGAAAAGCTTTAACCGTTGCCGGGAGTGATGCAGGAGATAACATTTATCAAAACAGTGATGCTGCAAATTCTTCACAACGTTGGTACATCACTGCGTTGGATTCCAGCTGCAGCGGAAGCAGTGGTGGTTCTAGATCTAACAATTATTCTGCCGGTGTTAATGGCTTTGCTGCACAATACGGCGCTGATGGGTTAAGCACCACCACTGGCGGAGGCAATAACACTGCGGTGCAGGTGAGCTCCTGTTCTCAATTGCAAAGCCTGGTTCAAAACAGCAGCGCAAAGGTCATTCAACTTCCCAACTCAACACTCGATTGTCGCACGGCAGCCAGAACCCAAGCTGTCTGTAAGCTCCCCTGCGGTAGCGGCTACACAAAACCCCTGTACCGTATTCCAACCTCTTCTCAAAGCTGCGTAGATTTGGGAGGCAGTAATAGTGATCTCATCAATTTAACGCGCAATGAATCAACGCTAAGTGTGGGCTCCAATACCACAATTATCGGGTCGGGATCTGCGTCGAAAGTGATTGGCGCGAGCTTTGATTTAAGTGGGTCTTCCAATGTCATTCTAAAAAACTTCACCATTGCCGACGTGAATCCAGCTTTGATTGAAGCCGGTGATGCCATTAGCCTGGACAACAGCTCCCATATCTGGATTGATCACATGCGTATGACGAGAATCAGCGATGGCCTGCTCGACAGTTATGACAGCGCCAATGTAACCATTAGCTGGAGTCATTTTGACGGTATAAATACGGACCTTTGTTGGGGAACCGACCCCTATGTCAGCATGCTTAAAAATACTCAGGCGACTTTTCACCACAACTTTTTTGATTCAGGTTATGGGCGAAATCCGAAAATTCTGGGAAGCTCATCGCGCGTTCATCTCTACAACAATTATTGGAAAGACATTTATTATTTTTCAATGAGTGTAAGCGATAGCGCCAGGGCCAAGGTTGAAGGTAATTATTATCAGGATGCCAACAGACCCCACTGGAATGAAGGCGGATATATCGACGCCGATGTGTCATCGAATCGATATACCGGAAAATCCACCAGTTCCAGTCAGGATGATTCTGGCAGCTCTTCCTGGGATGTGGGGATGTATAGTTATTCTCTAGACAATGTCGATAAGCTCCCTTCAACTATTCCAGCCGGTGTAGGTCCAAACTAA
- a CDS encoding SpoVK/Ycf46/Vps4 family AAA+-type ATPase, with the protein MMDMSVSNVETTDAVASDAETISLLTIALTCLASACPPTSDTRPELEFLMACKRDISPGALGDMFQQYLEQPLKEDLPLINVCHHYNIGPLELLSARLCMAVEQDPLVGRSIAFLQHPLNSMRPSLGLLDKAFHCLFDSAEGLWLSAAILSGNAVHNELLVVHNSDQPMPDQLISVPLAVATALSGIRPRLTGVEDISVKSAHCVAESARQEAQVHAKSLLSSSNAALVIRSAFDEEKQQVAACVAEAMNREPLYISDAEQLPAGIGLYCEIMQLVPVYRIQLEPAQRKSFNGLKGYSGPIIVLLGLDGWLDHRNHSQVEWLLPTPKPQERARLWAENLQQEDFAEALGARYLHSAGRIAQLSRLVLRRGAASPQPLSLEDVTRAASEAEVAELDSLAQRVSSRVSDDGLVLDARLSEQMKTLYLRCLAREQLREGLGVSIQQRYHCGVKALLVGPSGTGKTLSAAWLAGRLGLPLYRVDIASIVSKYIGETEKNLANLLEKAESSDVVLLFDEADSLFGKRTDVKDSSDRFANSQTNYLLQRIENYQGIVLLTSNSRSRIDSAFLRRIDHVIEFGKPSAEERRKLWRVHLGDQHSLPLKDINRIAAKSELAGGHIRNAVLTAAVFARHENRAIQYSDVLLGIASEYRKLGKQLPAGLID; encoded by the coding sequence ATGATGGATATGAGCGTAAGCAATGTAGAAACCACTGACGCTGTTGCGAGTGACGCTGAAACAATTAGCCTGCTAACAATAGCCTTGACGTGCCTGGCGAGTGCCTGCCCACCCACCTCGGACACGCGACCCGAGCTTGAATTTTTAATGGCCTGCAAGCGCGATATTTCGCCAGGCGCGCTGGGTGATATGTTCCAACAGTATTTGGAGCAACCCCTTAAAGAGGATTTACCACTTATTAATGTGTGCCATCACTACAATATTGGCCCGCTCGAATTGCTGAGTGCGCGACTGTGTATGGCTGTGGAACAGGACCCACTGGTGGGCCGCAGTATTGCGTTTTTGCAACATCCACTTAATAGCATGCGGCCTTCGCTCGGTTTGCTCGACAAAGCATTTCACTGTTTATTCGATAGTGCCGAGGGGCTTTGGTTGTCTGCTGCAATTTTAAGTGGTAACGCAGTGCACAATGAATTGCTGGTGGTGCATAACAGCGATCAGCCCATGCCGGATCAGCTAATCAGTGTTCCCCTCGCAGTAGCGACAGCGCTCAGTGGTATTCGACCCCGTCTCACGGGGGTGGAAGATATTTCCGTGAAAAGTGCTCACTGTGTTGCGGAGAGCGCGCGGCAGGAAGCGCAAGTGCACGCCAAATCTCTGCTTTCCAGCAGCAACGCCGCATTGGTAATTCGTTCGGCCTTTGACGAGGAAAAACAGCAGGTTGCCGCCTGCGTAGCCGAAGCCATGAATCGCGAGCCATTGTATATCAGCGATGCAGAACAGTTGCCGGCCGGTATTGGATTGTATTGTGAAATCATGCAGCTGGTGCCTGTGTACCGCATTCAACTGGAACCGGCGCAGCGTAAAAGTTTTAATGGTCTCAAAGGTTATTCCGGGCCAATTATTGTGTTGCTCGGATTGGATGGTTGGCTGGATCATCGTAATCATTCTCAGGTGGAGTGGTTATTACCCACACCAAAACCGCAGGAGCGCGCCAGACTGTGGGCTGAAAACCTGCAACAGGAAGACTTTGCCGAGGCTTTAGGCGCACGCTACCTGCACAGTGCCGGTCGCATTGCACAGCTCTCGCGCCTGGTGTTACGGCGCGGCGCGGCGAGTCCGCAGCCGCTCAGTTTAGAGGATGTGACGCGCGCCGCCAGTGAAGCGGAAGTTGCCGAGTTGGATTCTCTGGCGCAACGGGTATCCAGCCGAGTTAGCGACGATGGCCTGGTACTCGACGCGCGCCTCTCTGAGCAAATGAAAACCCTGTATTTACGTTGTTTGGCTCGCGAACAATTACGCGAGGGACTGGGTGTTTCCATTCAGCAACGTTACCACTGCGGTGTAAAGGCCTTGCTGGTTGGCCCGTCTGGTACCGGTAAAACACTCTCGGCAGCCTGGTTGGCCGGCCGCTTGGGTTTGCCTTTATATCGCGTGGATATCGCTTCCATCGTAAGCAAATACATCGGTGAAACTGAAAAAAATCTCGCCAACTTATTGGAAAAAGCCGAAAGCTCGGATGTCGTGTTATTGTTTGATGAAGCCGATTCCCTGTTTGGCAAACGTACCGATGTGAAAGATTCCAGCGACCGCTTTGCCAATTCCCAAACCAATTATTTATTGCAGCGCATAGAAAATTATCAGGGCATTGTGTTGCTAACCAGCAACAGTCGCAGCCGCATCGACAGCGCGTTTTTACGTCGCATTGATCACGTGATTGAATTTGGCAAGCCCAGTGCAGAAGAGCGTCGTAAATTGTGGCGCGTACACCTGGGTGATCAACACAGTTTGCCCTTAAAAGACATAAATCGTATTGCAGCGAAATCTGAGCTGGCCGGGGGCCATATTCGCAATGCGGTATTAACGGCGGCGGTTTTTGCCCGTCATGAAAACCGCGCGATTCAATACAGCGATGTGCTGTTAGGCATTGCCAGTGAATACCGTAAATTGGGTAAGCAACTACCAGCGGGGTTAATTGATTAA
- a CDS encoding uncharacterized membrane protein YccF (DUF307 family) produces the protein MKTLGNILWHFPFMGFMSAAFVCIIGLLLVLTVVAAPIGLGLLQLSNFLLWPFGRSMVSKSDMEIETNQLWEAYSVVVMILYFPIGLILSIIGILQIVGLFFSIIGIPVAIVIAKSLSTYLNPVNKKCVHSAVADEIERRRAQEIINNAGLK, from the coding sequence ATGAAAACTTTAGGCAATATATTATGGCACTTTCCATTTATGGGTTTTATGAGTGCTGCTTTCGTTTGTATTATAGGGCTGCTACTGGTTCTTACTGTTGTGGCGGCCCCCATTGGTCTGGGGCTACTCCAATTGAGTAATTTTTTACTATGGCCATTCGGGCGTTCCATGGTGAGCAAATCGGATATGGAGATAGAAACCAATCAATTGTGGGAAGCCTACTCTGTCGTAGTAATGATTCTGTACTTCCCCATTGGGCTTATTCTCAGCATTATTGGAATTCTGCAAATTGTCGGATTATTTTTTAGTATTATTGGTATTCCAGTAGCCATTGTCATCGCAAAATCACTTAGTACGTACCTTAACCCGGTCAACAAAAAGTGCGTACATTCCGCTGTTGCCGACGAAATTGAACGGCGTAGAGCCCAAGAAATTATCAATAACGCCGGCCTAAAATAA
- a CDS encoding CHAT domain-containing protein, whose protein sequence is MPKHPWLLFLYTITVCSFLPSTYAAGYSSVRQSGMLLAQAENSADDARAIKKKKTRRDASKVADIAEVVNKLNTGKIEDKKYFKDLNQYGELVDNKKYPEAAELAAGQFQAAKSRNDKFLWQAFEGLAYAAKDKKEQAQKLMISAVCRTGHIKELAQQKCENASVAEPLSLNLFEYDLLIATLATISSLQWRTNDIYGAVATDEILSKSITVHLRNPKDLIEGNYAVDEYNDTHLQSFLKSTCSGLGMNPFEMFLSQAQFATLNAVEKQRGSKMALYDFTDSSFLERYTDHKQRALAVQQQLKANDLSRPVLRKISEYITENALAKMKVGVTIRNMLLSGSGNLEQYEYLIKLDDLDSNPQGKDNRVRLYRNYAARLLDSGEKDKAIQALRTGVEIIDTYDLVQDSADVLHWTRTVADLAELLGNSDAAKQEIDKAIARVMDGHDRYAAIYSELLQYKPSAVHTHLGVLITIPARKGIMAGSIIRRLEFHNKHRLFELGVAEMYLRLGNVATAKKWLDKDIKTSTQDGYQYSVYVRAFESYIRAKYSQAVKKYQAASEQYAEAVRAWYSSPQTIFDSLQGVFSYRSELIDAAIEFEYQHGSKIRALDYIELSRSISIDALNVFALTTQAALEEQLQVFIGDFDNVVQSSRKSADAKNELEGFEEKLAKVNFDYHAISPENNFADLLIAKRGALVKILNTISPWVDYSLTQKAVDDFFAIESSVNLTNLKTIRSKALKKEYAQYIDKQNAGLAKHDKESYAAEDKKLFGFLYDLPVGEFDSVGVGRRRTSAQIQKLIPAKESLLSYWVTRNNLYIFQLNSDGIASHVIARDTVEPQITEALENYDSQSARALYEQLIAPVLAGLGERVVIASNGVLQQLPFAALQSNTGYFGDQHLIRHTPTLSQAIVSKLKPTNKGVLVMAPTTVPGTPELAGARAEVKEIQQIMKVDLASDRKVTRSFFMEQLPNFGMIHFAGHGQLNSDFPDYSKLVVYDDNGGRAAVFVEDIKNLNLSGVEMVVLSACESGITQAGDINNEFSSLGAAFLSAGTQAVVSSLREVSDAATKTLMMAFYKNIAKGLPKDRSLQLAQIAVRESLNAQNTPVRADEWATFTLWGSPRAIQYLN, encoded by the coding sequence ATGCCAAAGCACCCCTGGTTACTTTTTTTATATACCATTACAGTGTGCAGTTTTCTACCCTCTACCTACGCTGCGGGGTATTCATCAGTTCGTCAAAGTGGAATGTTGTTGGCCCAAGCAGAAAACTCTGCTGATGACGCTCGTGCGATTAAGAAAAAGAAAACACGTCGAGATGCTTCGAAAGTTGCTGATATTGCGGAAGTTGTTAACAAATTAAATACCGGGAAAATCGAAGATAAGAAATATTTTAAAGATTTGAATCAATACGGCGAGTTAGTCGACAATAAAAAATATCCTGAAGCAGCGGAATTGGCTGCAGGCCAGTTTCAAGCTGCGAAATCAAGGAACGATAAATTTTTATGGCAGGCCTTTGAGGGCTTGGCTTACGCTGCAAAAGATAAAAAAGAGCAAGCGCAAAAGTTGATGATTAGTGCGGTGTGTCGCACCGGGCATATCAAGGAGCTTGCACAACAAAAATGTGAGAACGCTTCGGTAGCCGAGCCGCTAAGCCTGAATTTATTCGAATATGACTTGCTGATTGCTACATTAGCGACAATCAGCTCCCTGCAATGGCGTACAAACGACATTTATGGCGCAGTCGCCACCGACGAAATTCTTTCGAAATCCATCACAGTTCACTTACGTAACCCCAAAGACCTTATCGAAGGAAATTATGCCGTGGATGAATATAATGATACCCATTTGCAAAGCTTCCTTAAGTCTACATGTTCCGGTCTGGGTATGAACCCCTTCGAGATGTTTCTGAGTCAAGCGCAGTTTGCGACTTTAAATGCTGTGGAAAAACAACGGGGCAGTAAGATGGCGCTCTATGACTTTACAGATAGCAGCTTTTTGGAAAGATACACCGACCACAAACAGCGTGCTCTGGCTGTGCAGCAACAATTGAAAGCTAATGATTTAAGTCGACCTGTGCTTCGGAAGATTAGTGAGTACATCACTGAGAATGCCCTGGCAAAAATGAAAGTGGGCGTAACAATCAGAAATATGCTGTTGAGCGGATCGGGAAATCTTGAACAATACGAATACCTTATCAAACTGGATGATCTCGACTCCAACCCACAAGGGAAAGACAATCGAGTGAGGTTGTATCGCAATTACGCCGCCCGTCTACTCGATAGCGGTGAAAAAGACAAAGCGATTCAGGCATTACGAACCGGTGTGGAAATCATTGATACCTACGATCTGGTGCAAGACAGTGCCGATGTGTTGCACTGGACGCGCACTGTGGCAGATCTGGCAGAATTGTTAGGAAATTCAGATGCTGCAAAGCAAGAAATTGATAAGGCAATTGCCAGAGTTATGGACGGCCACGACCGCTACGCCGCAATATACAGTGAATTGCTCCAGTATAAGCCCAGTGCAGTGCACACGCATCTGGGCGTGCTGATTACCATTCCTGCTCGCAAAGGTATTATGGCCGGTTCTATTATCAGGCGATTGGAATTTCACAACAAACACCGTTTATTTGAGTTGGGTGTCGCAGAGATGTATTTGCGTTTGGGAAACGTAGCGACTGCGAAAAAATGGCTCGACAAAGACATTAAAACGTCGACCCAGGATGGCTACCAGTACAGTGTTTACGTACGCGCATTTGAGTCCTATATTCGAGCAAAGTATTCCCAAGCTGTAAAGAAATACCAAGCTGCCAGTGAGCAATATGCCGAAGCAGTTAGAGCATGGTACTCTTCGCCGCAAACAATTTTCGACAGTTTGCAAGGTGTATTTTCCTACCGTTCCGAATTGATCGATGCCGCGATAGAGTTTGAATATCAACACGGTAGTAAAATTCGCGCGTTGGATTATATTGAACTGTCGAGAAGTATCTCTATCGACGCCTTGAATGTGTTTGCGTTAACGACGCAGGCGGCGCTAGAAGAACAATTGCAGGTGTTTATCGGCGATTTTGACAATGTCGTACAATCCAGCCGAAAAAGTGCTGACGCTAAAAATGAACTTGAGGGTTTCGAAGAAAAACTTGCAAAAGTAAATTTTGATTATCACGCAATTTCGCCGGAAAACAACTTTGCAGATTTGTTGATCGCGAAGCGTGGTGCTTTAGTGAAAATTTTAAACACCATCTCTCCCTGGGTAGACTACAGTTTGACGCAGAAGGCGGTGGATGATTTTTTTGCTATTGAGTCTTCCGTAAATTTGACCAACCTGAAAACTATTCGTTCTAAAGCCCTAAAGAAAGAATACGCGCAATATATCGATAAACAGAACGCTGGACTAGCAAAACACGATAAGGAATCCTATGCCGCAGAGGATAAAAAATTATTCGGGTTTTTATATGATCTTCCCGTAGGGGAGTTTGATTCCGTAGGTGTTGGAAGGCGGCGTACAAGCGCTCAGATACAGAAATTAATACCTGCTAAGGAATCCTTGCTCTCGTATTGGGTAACGCGAAATAACCTGTATATTTTTCAGCTTAATAGTGACGGAATAGCATCCCATGTTATTGCCCGCGATACGGTTGAACCCCAGATTACCGAGGCTTTAGAAAACTATGACTCACAAAGTGCCAGGGCATTGTATGAGCAACTGATTGCACCAGTGCTTGCTGGTTTGGGCGAGCGGGTGGTAATTGCGAGCAACGGTGTGTTACAACAATTGCCCTTTGCCGCACTTCAGAGCAACACCGGTTATTTTGGTGATCAACATCTGATTCGCCATACGCCAACTTTAAGTCAGGCAATTGTTTCTAAATTAAAACCCACAAATAAAGGGGTGTTGGTGATGGCGCCAACCACCGTTCCAGGAACCCCGGAATTGGCAGGCGCCAGAGCGGAAGTCAAAGAAATACAACAAATCATGAAAGTCGACCTAGCAAGTGATCGTAAAGTGACTCGATCGTTTTTTATGGAACAATTACCAAACTTCGGCATGATTCATTTCGCCGGTCATGGCCAGTTAAACAGTGACTTTCCAGATTATTCGAAGTTGGTGGTATACGATGATAATGGCGGGAGGGCGGCGGTTTTTGTAGAAGATATTAAAAATCTTAATTTGTCGGGCGTGGAAATGGTGGTGTTAAGCGCATGCGAATCTGGTATCACTCAAGCTGGGGATATAAATAACGAATTTTCTTCCTTGGGGGCCGCATTTCTAAGTGCGGGTACTCAGGCTGTGGTGTCTTCACTACGTGAAGTAAGCGACGCAGCCACAAAAACATTGATGATGGCATTTTACAAAAATATTGCGAAGGGTCTTCCGAAAGATAGATCGCTGCAGCTGGCACAAATTGCAGTTCGAGAAAGCCTCAATGCTCAAAATACGCCGGTGCGTGCTGATGAATGGGCGACGTTTACGCTGTGGGGCAGTCCCAGAGCGATTCAGTATTTAAATTAG